In one window of Frigoriglobus tundricola DNA:
- the lnt gene encoding apolipoprotein N-acyltransferase, whose product MKPRVFLPAVASGVLLWAAFFPFDLGPLGFVALVPWLTLVRAPVSNRRRYFAAYVGGVAFFALATQWVRVAHVMMYMSWLGLAVVMPLFWLAALAILRRLDRLAVPLAVAVPVAWVALEYGRMHFPTGFPFLKPLGLYQMIGFGWYDLGYTQHAFLPVIQIADLGGVYAVSFVVAAVNGALADLVTRSAAARRALRWADGPPPPAPEEPTPTPSLKAGEQDLQMRKAFGESEEALRAFTPSLQGGGWGVGSSSRGPASAGLAFAGLLLAASIGYGYFRLDHAAFADGPLVSAIQGNIGQGDKMGDPAGLRSSYYKLHVQAFEQKPRPDLIVWPETCQPVDWCEVAPGAANKVLPATFSGRWKLSQEELLGIGWGVPVLFGLNGLEWDGEQAWKYNSALLLKPLPRHPLAKPDDHEILRSEAVARYDKMHLVPFGEYVPLGEQLPFMKAFTPYEKGYECRPGERWTRFPLVARTGAAYTFGCLICYEDSDPYLARQYVASEPVNFFVNISNDGWFNGTEEHEQHLAICRFRAVEARRAVVRSVNMGISAVIDADGRVVALPDPDWSKSKKIDAVVTAVVPIDGRGSLYATLGDWVPAACWATSLLALVLAPLVARTARAGSAEPLPSGTPN is encoded by the coding sequence GTGAAGCCTCGCGTTTTCCTACCCGCCGTCGCGTCCGGCGTGCTGCTGTGGGCGGCGTTCTTCCCGTTCGATCTGGGGCCGCTCGGGTTCGTTGCGCTCGTGCCGTGGCTCACGCTCGTCCGCGCCCCGGTGTCGAACCGGCGGCGGTACTTCGCGGCCTACGTCGGCGGGGTCGCCTTCTTCGCGCTCGCGACGCAGTGGGTCCGCGTCGCCCACGTGATGATGTACATGTCGTGGCTCGGGCTGGCGGTGGTGATGCCGCTGTTCTGGCTGGCCGCCCTCGCGATCCTTCGGCGGCTCGACCGGCTCGCCGTTCCGCTGGCGGTCGCGGTGCCGGTGGCGTGGGTGGCGCTCGAATACGGCCGGATGCACTTCCCGACCGGGTTCCCGTTCCTGAAGCCGCTCGGCCTGTACCAGATGATCGGCTTCGGCTGGTACGACCTCGGGTACACCCAGCACGCGTTCCTCCCGGTCATCCAGATCGCGGACCTCGGCGGCGTGTACGCGGTGTCGTTCGTGGTCGCGGCCGTGAACGGCGCTCTGGCGGACCTGGTGACGCGCTCGGCCGCCGCGCGGCGCGCGCTCCGGTGGGCGGACGGACCTCCCCCCCCGGCCCCCGAAGAACCCACCCCCACCCCCTCCCTGAAGGCAGGGGAGCAAGACCTCCAGATGCGCAAAGCATTTGGAGAGTCGGAGGAGGCTTTGCGCGCGTTCACCCCCTCCCTTCAGGGAGGGGGCTGGGGGGTGGGTTCTTCTAGCAGGGGGCCAGCGTCGGCGGGTCTGGCCTTCGCGGGCCTGCTGCTCGCGGCGAGCATCGGTTACGGCTACTTCCGCCTCGACCACGCGGCGTTCGCCGACGGGCCGCTCGTGTCCGCGATTCAGGGCAACATCGGCCAGGGCGACAAGATGGGCGACCCGGCCGGGCTTCGCTCGTCGTACTACAAGCTCCACGTCCAGGCATTTGAGCAGAAGCCGCGCCCCGACCTGATCGTGTGGCCCGAAACGTGCCAGCCGGTTGATTGGTGTGAGGTCGCCCCAGGAGCGGCGAACAAGGTTCTGCCCGCCACCTTCAGTGGCCGCTGGAAGCTGTCGCAAGAAGAACTGCTCGGAATCGGTTGGGGCGTGCCGGTGCTGTTCGGCCTCAACGGGTTGGAATGGGACGGCGAACAGGCGTGGAAGTACAACTCCGCGCTGCTACTCAAACCCCTGCCGCGCCACCCACTTGCGAAGCCGGACGATCACGAGATCCTTCGGAGTGAGGCCGTCGCTCGGTACGACAAGATGCACCTCGTGCCGTTCGGCGAGTACGTGCCGCTCGGCGAGCAGTTGCCGTTCATGAAGGCGTTCACGCCCTACGAGAAGGGTTACGAGTGCCGGCCGGGTGAGCGGTGGACGCGGTTCCCGCTGGTGGCGCGGACCGGTGCCGCCTACACCTTCGGCTGCCTCATCTGCTACGAGGACTCCGACCCGTACCTCGCCCGGCAGTACGTCGCGTCCGAGCCGGTGAACTTCTTCGTGAACATCTCCAACGACGGCTGGTTCAACGGCACCGAGGAACACGAGCAGCACCTCGCGATCTGCCGGTTCCGCGCCGTCGAGGCCCGCCGCGCCGTGGTGCGCAGCGTAAACATGGGCATCTCCGCCGTGATCGACGCCGACGGCCGGGTGGTCGCGCTGCCGGACCCCGACTGGAGCAAGTCGAAGAAGATCGACGCCGTGGTGACGGCCGTGGTGCCGATCGACGGCCGCGGGTCGCTCTACGCGACGCTCGGCGACTGGGTTCCCGCCGCGTGCTGGGCGACCTCGTTGCTGGCGCTGGTGCTGGCACCTCTGGTTGCCCGGACCGCACGCGCCGGGTCGGCCGAACCGCTTCCGTCCGGCACGCCGAACTGA
- the xseA gene encoding exodeoxyribonuclease VII large subunit has protein sequence MTAAPKPAAPAVLTVSQLTAQVRGTIEAKFLSVWVAGEVSNFTRASSGHWYFTLKDATAQIKTVAFRGINLRLRFDPRDGMEVIARGRLTVYDPRGEYQFIVEELQPKGVGAAELALRQLKEKLLAKGYFDPKRKRPLPRPPRRVALVASATGAAVRDMIEVFAQRWPFTELVVRPARVQGEGAAQDISLAVRQLNWLHRNNKLAFDAIVLGRGGGSAEDLWAFNEELVADAIYNSQVPVVSAVGHEIDVTVADLVADHRAETPTAAVVALTPDRRELVAALGALRGRMAEAAERRLKSARQRLDQFATRPAFRRPLQRVHDLEQRLDDTAARLARAARVRLSQATQKLAEVSARLETLSPLQVLARGYSLTHTTDGRLVRDPRGLRPGDLLVTRVTAGVIRSLVTEARSTEDDPPPQGAG, from the coding sequence ATGACCGCCGCACCCAAACCCGCCGCGCCGGCCGTTCTCACCGTCTCCCAGCTCACCGCTCAGGTGCGGGGGACGATCGAGGCGAAATTCCTGTCCGTGTGGGTCGCGGGCGAGGTGTCGAACTTCACGCGGGCGTCGAGCGGCCACTGGTACTTCACGCTCAAGGACGCCACGGCCCAGATCAAGACGGTCGCGTTCCGCGGCATCAACCTGCGCCTGCGGTTCGACCCGCGGGACGGGATGGAGGTCATCGCCCGCGGCCGGCTCACCGTGTACGACCCGCGCGGCGAGTACCAGTTCATCGTTGAAGAGTTGCAGCCGAAGGGCGTGGGCGCCGCGGAACTCGCGCTCCGGCAACTCAAAGAGAAGCTGCTCGCCAAGGGCTATTTCGATCCGAAACGCAAGCGCCCGCTGCCGCGCCCGCCCCGGCGCGTGGCACTGGTCGCCAGCGCGACCGGCGCGGCGGTCCGCGACATGATCGAGGTGTTCGCCCAGCGGTGGCCGTTCACGGAACTCGTCGTGCGGCCGGCGCGGGTACAGGGCGAAGGCGCCGCGCAGGACATCTCACTCGCCGTCCGGCAACTGAACTGGCTGCACCGGAACAATAAGCTCGCCTTCGACGCGATCGTCCTCGGCCGCGGCGGCGGCAGCGCCGAGGACCTGTGGGCGTTCAACGAGGAACTGGTCGCGGACGCGATCTACAACTCGCAGGTGCCGGTCGTGTCGGCGGTCGGGCACGAGATCGACGTGACCGTGGCCGACCTCGTCGCCGACCACCGGGCCGAAACGCCCACCGCGGCCGTCGTCGCGCTCACCCCCGACCGGCGCGAGTTGGTGGCGGCGCTGGGCGCCCTCCGGGGGCGCATGGCCGAGGCCGCCGAGCGGCGGTTGAAGAGCGCGAGACAGCGGCTCGACCAGTTCGCCACGCGACCGGCGTTCCGCCGCCCCCTCCAGCGCGTTCACGATCTGGAGCAGCGGTTGGACGACACCGCGGCGCGACTCGCGCGGGCCGCACGGGTCCGGCTCTCTCAGGCCACACAAAAACTCGCCGAAGTTTCCGCCCGGTTGGAGACACTCAGCCCCTTGCAAGTGTTGGCCCGTGGTTATAGCTTGACGCACACGACAGACGGCCGCCTCGTCCGCGACCCCCGCGGCCTGCGCCCCGGCGACCTGCTCGTCACGCGGGTCACCGCCGGCGTGATCCGCTCGCTGGTCACCGAAGCACGATCGACGGAAGACGATCCCCCGCCACAAGGCGCGGGGTGA
- a CDS encoding exodeoxyribonuclease VII small subunit encodes MTRARPRGRFDNMDGLFARTGCAPMPDPSDLAPPRFEQALAELDDILRELEDGTTTLEDALARYERGVVLLRQCYGQLRDAEQRVKVLAGVSEDGADLKPFDHVASIESAKAAVRKPTKAAEPGADPPRGFPRQPPSGSGAEPPRGFPRQPPPDSGITE; translated from the coding sequence GTGACTCGTGCCCGCCCCCGCGGGCGGTTCGACAACATGGACGGCCTCTTCGCCCGCACGGGATGCGCGCCGATGCCCGATCCCTCCGATCTCGCGCCCCCTCGTTTCGAGCAGGCACTTGCCGAGCTGGACGACATTTTGCGCGAACTCGAGGACGGCACCACGACCCTCGAAGACGCCCTCGCCCGCTACGAGCGCGGGGTCGTGTTGCTCCGCCAGTGCTACGGCCAGCTCCGCGACGCCGAACAGCGGGTCAAGGTTCTCGCCGGCGTTTCCGAAGACGGCGCCGACCTGAAACCGTTCGACCACGTCGCCTCCATCGAATCCGCCAAGGCCGCGGTGCGAAAACCTACCAAGGCCGCCGAACCGGGAGCGGACCCGCCCCGCGGGTTCCCCCGGCAGCCCCCGTCTGGTTCGGGCGCGGAACCCCCACGCGGGTTCCCCCGGCAACCCCCTCCTGATTCGGGAATAACGGAATGA
- a CDS encoding polyprenyl synthetase family protein yields MAALKPRQDRVEDALRQALRQVTVDAPPALAEAMAYSLLSPGKRLRPLLVALACEATGGALELALPSACAVEMIHTYSLIHDDLPAMDDDDLRRGQPTCHKKFGEALAILAGDALLTAAFQVLGEGYPPRTAAVSCLELARGAGAVGMVGGQTLDLEAEGRLREGPTPPSEEARNAERGTRNEERELEGVFGLPLRTPHSALRAPSAGGVGLLENIHARKTGALFRSSLRMGVFAAQAERPGGTDPKALAAADEYAAAFGLAFQVTDDLLDVESTADKAGKRVGKDAARGKLTYPGLLGVEESRTRAAELGQQAVAAAERLGSPLLAALARYVVDRDR; encoded by the coding sequence ATGGCCGCGCTGAAGCCGCGCCAGGACCGGGTGGAAGACGCGCTCCGGCAGGCGCTGCGGCAGGTGACCGTGGACGCGCCGCCGGCGCTGGCGGAGGCGATGGCGTACAGCCTGCTCTCGCCCGGCAAGCGGCTCCGGCCGCTCCTGGTGGCTCTGGCCTGCGAGGCGACGGGGGGCGCGCTCGAATTGGCGTTGCCGTCGGCGTGTGCGGTGGAGATGATCCACACCTATTCGCTGATTCACGACGACCTGCCGGCGATGGACGACGACGACCTGCGCCGCGGGCAGCCGACGTGCCACAAGAAGTTCGGTGAGGCCCTGGCGATCCTCGCGGGCGACGCCCTGCTGACGGCCGCGTTCCAGGTGCTGGGCGAGGGTTACCCGCCGCGAACCGCTGCGGTTAGCTGTTTGGAGCTGGCGAGGGGGGCCGGGGCCGTGGGGATGGTCGGCGGCCAGACGCTCGACCTCGAAGCCGAGGGGCGGTTGCGCGAAGGACCTACCCCCCCTTCGGAGGAAGCGCGGAACGCGGAACGCGGAACGCGGAACGAAGAGAGGGAGCTGGAAGGCGTCTTCGGTCTTCCGCTCCGCACCCCGCACTCCGCGCTCCGCGCTCCTTCGGCCGGCGGGGTGGGGCTCTTAGAAAACATTCACGCCCGCAAGACGGGCGCGCTCTTTCGCTCCTCCCTGCGGATGGGCGTGTTCGCCGCCCAAGCCGAGCGGCCGGGCGGCACCGACCCGAAAGCGCTGGCCGCGGCCGACGAGTACGCCGCGGCGTTCGGGCTGGCGTTCCAGGTGACCGACGACCTGCTCGACGTGGAAAGCACGGCCGATAAGGCCGGGAAGCGGGTGGGCAAAGACGCCGCCCGCGGGAAGCTGACCTACCCCGGGCTCCTCGGGGTCGAGGAGAGCCGGACCCGGGCGGCGGAGCTGGGCCAACAGGCGGTCGCCGCCGCCGAACGGCTCGGCAGCCCGCTCCTGGCCGCGCTCGCCCGGTACGTGGTTGACAGGGACCGATAA
- the dxs gene encoding 1-deoxy-D-xylulose-5-phosphate synthase, with product MTPKLLPQIKSPHDLHALTDEQLQELTHEIRDELIRVLTTRPAHFASNLGVVELTLALHLTFDFSKNKDRLIWDTGHQIYPQKLITGRYDRFHTIRTKGGLMGFPHPGESEYDLFMTGHAGCSVSTISGLKAGDELMGRADNHAVAVIGDGAFPSGIVFEALNNIGGMNQNTLVVLNDNQMSICPRTGGVGKYLDQCRMTGLYQGGKRRLNQILNNIPLIGEAARSSLEALRDGLKAWLKDGMLFEEFGFRYFGPVDGHDLPALRRILKDLKGQKGPILLHVLTNKGHGVPQAAEDPVTYHTPPVFEQVGPDRAIVALKKSGAKAYTDAISFGLHQAMQDDPKVAVLTAAMCQGNKLEKIREDFPERFFDVGICESHAVAFAGGMAKAGMVPVVDIYSTFLQRSFDQIFQEVCLQNLHVVFCMDRAGLTGPEGPTHHGVFDVPYMRLFPHMVSMAPGDEADAQPMLKFALKHNGPISLRYPKANLEKVERTAPFTPIELGKAEVIEWGEDGCFVAFGTLLSNCVAAAKKLRAEGIQMGVVNARFVKPLDKDTILKAVETLPLVVTVEEGTIEGGFGSAVLEAANAAGLDTRSVVRRGIPDKFIEHGERNELLADCGLSVDDLVELVRSSRTAEVAKCE from the coding sequence ATGACTCCCAAACTGCTCCCGCAGATCAAGTCCCCGCACGACCTGCACGCGCTCACGGACGAGCAGTTGCAGGAACTCACCCACGAGATCCGCGACGAGCTGATCCGGGTGCTCACCACCCGGCCCGCACACTTCGCGAGCAACCTGGGCGTGGTGGAACTCACCCTGGCGCTGCACCTCACCTTCGACTTCTCGAAGAACAAGGACCGGCTCATCTGGGACACCGGGCACCAGATCTACCCGCAGAAGCTCATCACCGGGCGGTACGACCGGTTCCACACGATCCGCACCAAGGGCGGGCTGATGGGGTTCCCGCACCCCGGCGAGAGCGAGTACGACCTGTTCATGACCGGCCACGCCGGGTGCAGCGTCTCCACCATCTCCGGCCTCAAGGCCGGTGACGAGCTGATGGGCCGCGCGGACAACCACGCGGTCGCGGTGATCGGCGACGGCGCGTTCCCGTCCGGCATTGTGTTTGAGGCGCTCAACAACATCGGCGGGATGAACCAGAACACGCTGGTCGTCCTGAACGACAACCAGATGTCCATCTGCCCGCGCACCGGCGGCGTCGGCAAGTACCTCGACCAGTGCCGCATGACCGGCCTCTACCAGGGCGGGAAGCGGCGGCTGAACCAGATCCTGAACAACATCCCGCTGATAGGGGAGGCGGCCCGCTCGTCGCTCGAGGCCCTGCGCGACGGCCTCAAGGCGTGGCTCAAGGACGGGATGCTGTTCGAGGAGTTCGGGTTCCGCTACTTCGGCCCGGTGGACGGCCACGACCTGCCCGCGCTCCGCCGCATCTTGAAGGATCTAAAGGGGCAGAAGGGGCCGATCCTCCTGCACGTGCTGACGAACAAGGGCCACGGCGTCCCGCAGGCGGCCGAGGACCCGGTCACGTACCACACGCCGCCGGTGTTCGAGCAGGTCGGCCCGGACCGCGCCATCGTGGCGCTCAAGAAGAGCGGGGCGAAGGCGTACACGGACGCGATCAGCTTCGGGCTGCACCAGGCGATGCAGGACGACCCGAAGGTCGCCGTGCTGACGGCCGCGATGTGCCAGGGGAACAAGCTGGAGAAGATCCGCGAGGACTTCCCCGAGCGGTTCTTCGACGTCGGCATCTGCGAGAGCCACGCGGTCGCGTTCGCCGGCGGCATGGCCAAGGCCGGCATGGTCCCGGTGGTGGACATTTACAGCACCTTCCTCCAACGCAGCTTCGACCAGATCTTCCAGGAAGTGTGCCTCCAGAACCTGCACGTGGTGTTCTGCATGGACCGCGCCGGCCTGACCGGGCCGGAGGGGCCGACGCACCACGGCGTGTTCGACGTGCCGTACATGCGGCTGTTCCCGCACATGGTGAGCATGGCCCCGGGCGACGAGGCGGACGCCCAGCCGATGCTCAAGTTCGCGCTCAAGCACAACGGGCCGATCTCGCTGCGGTACCCGAAAGCGAACCTGGAGAAGGTGGAGCGCACCGCCCCCTTCACCCCGATCGAGTTGGGCAAGGCCGAGGTGATCGAGTGGGGCGAGGACGGGTGCTTCGTGGCCTTCGGCACGCTGCTCTCGAACTGCGTGGCCGCCGCGAAGAAGTTGCGGGCGGAGGGCATCCAGATGGGCGTGGTCAACGCCCGGTTCGTGAAGCCGCTCGACAAGGACACGATCCTCAAGGCCGTCGAGACGCTGCCGCTGGTGGTGACGGTGGAAGAGGGCACGATCGAGGGCGGGTTCGGGTCGGCGGTGCTGGAAGCCGCGAACGCGGCCGGACTGGACACGCGGAGCGTGGTCCGGCGCGGCATTCCGGACAAGTTCATCGAGCACGGCGAGCGGAACGAGCTGCTGGCCGACTGCGGCCTGAGTGTGGACGATCTGGTGGAACTGGTGCGGAGCAGCCGCACCGCCGAAGTCGCCAAGTGCGAGTGA
- a CDS encoding TIGR02996 domain-containing protein, producing MHGEEDFLRKLLDTPADDTVRLVYADWLDERDDDENRKKAKFLRLTVRLLEPNHPARWYKARRKEMQPLAAKLSTDWLAVVSRLELEGCKPKAEDSGFRGPEPTTTAAHFFEFVCDKRWDELALTHDNAVRRCEDCKENIYFCETIMEAREHAEKGHCIAVDLGIIRHENDLAPEMIVFGPPSVVAIWEAEKKRLAPDAVSLAREVGKRKDRGDNGLVEGDRGADAPIVEIDPT from the coding sequence ATGCACGGCGAAGAGGACTTCCTGCGGAAGCTCCTGGACACCCCCGCGGACGACACCGTGCGCCTCGTCTACGCCGACTGGCTCGACGAGCGTGACGACGATGAGAATAGGAAAAAGGCGAAGTTTCTACGGCTAACGGTACGGTTACTCGAACCGAATCATCCGGCCCGGTGGTACAAGGCGCGGCGGAAGGAGATGCAACCGCTGGCCGCGAAACTCTCGACGGACTGGCTCGCGGTCGTCAGCCGGCTCGAACTCGAAGGTTGTAAGCCGAAGGCCGAGGACAGCGGATTCCGCGGCCCCGAGCCCACAACAACGGCGGCGCACTTCTTCGAGTTCGTGTGCGACAAACGGTGGGACGAACTGGCGCTCACGCACGATAACGCCGTGCGGCGGTGCGAAGACTGCAAGGAGAATATTTACTTCTGCGAGACGATCATGGAGGCGCGAGAGCACGCCGAGAAGGGCCATTGCATCGCCGTTGACCTCGGCATCATCCGGCACGAGAACGATCTCGCGCCCGAGATGATCGTGTTCGGCCCCCCGAGCGTCGTTGCGATTTGGGAAGCCGAGAAGAAACGGCTCGCACCCGATGCGGTGTCACTCGCACGCGAAGTGGGGAAGCGCAAGGACCGTGGGGACAACGGCCTCGTTGAGGGGGACCGCGGGGCCGATGCTCCCATCGTCGAGATCGACCCTACATGA
- a CDS encoding DnaJ C-terminal domain-containing protein has product MPRDPYEVLGVSKSATAEEINKAYRKLSKKYHPDRNPGDKDADAKYKEVQSAHDILGDANKKAQFDQFGFAGPQTGFPGGGVPGGGFPGGFPGAGGGGAPFDPEAAQHLFDLFGGGMGGAGGPDLSDLLSGGRRKGRGTRTRRPAEPVESEVTVPFDVAATGGSVAIEVDGRRIDVKVPAGIEEGKKLRVPAEATGGADVLLKVKIAPHPYFRREGNDVLLDVPVSLAEAVLGAKVDVPTLDGTKLTVTVPPGTSGGKKLRLRGKGIAGGDQYLVFKVEVPAGKVDDKSRELIEEFAKLNPQHPRANAPWM; this is encoded by the coding sequence ATGCCCCGCGACCCCTACGAAGTGCTCGGCGTCTCCAAATCCGCGACCGCGGAGGAGATCAACAAGGCGTACCGCAAGCTGTCGAAGAAGTACCACCCGGACCGCAACCCCGGCGACAAGGACGCCGACGCGAAGTACAAGGAGGTCCAGAGCGCTCACGACATCCTCGGCGACGCCAACAAGAAAGCGCAGTTCGACCAGTTCGGGTTCGCCGGTCCCCAGACCGGCTTCCCCGGTGGCGGCGTCCCGGGCGGCGGCTTCCCCGGCGGCTTTCCCGGAGCGGGCGGGGGCGGCGCGCCGTTCGACCCGGAGGCCGCGCAACACCTCTTCGACCTGTTCGGCGGCGGGATGGGCGGGGCCGGCGGTCCGGACCTGAGCGATTTGCTCAGCGGCGGCCGGCGCAAGGGGCGCGGCACGCGGACCCGGCGCCCGGCGGAGCCGGTCGAATCGGAAGTGACCGTTCCGTTCGACGTGGCCGCGACCGGCGGCAGCGTGGCGATCGAAGTGGACGGCCGCCGCATCGACGTGAAGGTGCCGGCGGGCATCGAGGAGGGGAAGAAGCTCCGCGTGCCGGCCGAGGCGACCGGCGGGGCCGACGTGCTGTTGAAGGTCAAGATCGCGCCGCACCCGTACTTCCGCCGCGAGGGCAACGATGTGCTCCTCGACGTGCCGGTGAGCCTGGCCGAAGCGGTACTCGGCGCGAAGGTGGACGTGCCGACGCTCGACGGAACGAAGCTCACGGTGACCGTGCCGCCCGGAACGTCCGGCGGCAAGAAGCTGCGGCTCCGGGGCAAGGGCATCGCGGGCGGCGACCAGTACCTCGTGTTCAAGGTGGAAGTGCCGGCCGGGAAGGTGGACGACAAGAGCCGCGAACTGATCGAGGAGTTCGCGAAGTTGAACCCGCAGCACCCGCGGGCGAACGCCCCCTGGATGTAA
- the rnpA gene encoding ribonuclease P protein component gives MTVPVKSLKFPPTHRMKTPAEFERCYARKRSASDGVLIVYACENGLAHPRLGCSVSRKVGNAVVRNRYKRLFREGFRLSQHDLPPGVDLILIPRPGPYPTVDTVRASLVKLAAQAARKLGSPGRPNPLPFRKGEKESQPTPSPSLKGGEQDLRSSNASGVSEEALRAFTPLPEGRGAGGVGSSSGEAPA, from the coding sequence ATGACCGTGCCCGTCAAGTCGCTGAAGTTTCCGCCGACTCACCGGATGAAGACCCCGGCGGAGTTCGAGCGGTGCTACGCGCGGAAGCGGTCGGCGTCGGACGGCGTGCTGATCGTTTACGCGTGCGAAAACGGCCTCGCGCACCCGCGGCTGGGCTGTTCGGTGTCGCGCAAGGTGGGCAACGCGGTCGTGCGCAACCGGTACAAGCGCCTGTTCCGCGAAGGGTTCCGGCTCTCGCAGCACGACCTACCGCCCGGCGTGGACCTGATCCTGATCCCGCGTCCCGGTCCGTATCCGACGGTGGACACGGTCCGGGCGTCGCTGGTGAAACTGGCGGCACAGGCCGCGCGAAAGCTGGGCTCACCCGGAAGACCTAACCCTCTTCCCTTCAGGAAGGGGGAGAAAGAAAGTCAACCCACCCCCAGCCCCTCCCTGAAGGGAGGGGAGCAAGACCTTCGGAGTTCTAACGCCTCGGGAGTGTCGGAGGAGGCTTTGCGCGCGTTCACCCCCCTCCCTGAAGGGAGGGGGGCTGGGGGGGTGGGTTCTTCGAGCGGGGAGGCGCCCGCGTGA
- the yidD gene encoding membrane protein insertion efficiency factor YidD yields the protein MTSLHWLWRGPAIACGAVMILCVRGYQKLVRPVLPPMCRFEPGCSEYFILAVKKHGPVFGCAKGAWRICRCNPWGGSGYDPP from the coding sequence GTGACGTCCCTCCACTGGTTGTGGCGCGGCCCCGCGATCGCGTGCGGCGCCGTGATGATCCTGTGCGTTCGCGGGTACCAGAAGCTCGTCCGTCCGGTGCTGCCGCCGATGTGCCGGTTCGAACCGGGGTGCAGCGAATACTTCATCCTGGCCGTGAAGAAACACGGCCCGGTGTTCGGCTGCGCAAAAGGGGCCTGGCGCATCTGCCGCTGCAACCCGTGGGGCGGCAGCGGCTACGACCCGCCGTGA
- a CDS encoding ThuA domain-containing protein, translated as MTLSRRDVLAASAALALAGNTNSLRAAAKPRKLVLIAGSPSHGPGDHEFNAGVRLFEKCLKGFDGLETVVFLSGYPKDDSALDTADAIVCFADGGSGHPLVRDKHLERIGKLMAKGVSLMCMHYGVEVPRDLGGPEFKDWIGGYYESGYSCNPMWSPEFKEFPKHPVANGVKPFKIRDEWYFNMRFRDDMKGVTPILSAAPSDAVRDGPYVYPQGPYKHIQDAKGRSEAMMWVVERKDGGRGCGFTGGHIHRNWLDPNFRKVVLNALVWISKLDVPEGGVKSDVTEEDIKANLDPKGKK; from the coding sequence ATGACGCTCTCCCGTCGCGACGTGCTGGCCGCGAGTGCCGCGCTGGCACTCGCCGGAAATACGAACTCGCTCCGCGCGGCCGCCAAGCCGCGGAAACTGGTGCTGATCGCGGGGAGCCCGAGCCACGGGCCGGGCGACCACGAGTTCAACGCCGGCGTGCGGCTGTTCGAGAAGTGCCTCAAGGGGTTCGACGGGCTCGAAACGGTCGTCTTCCTGAGCGGTTACCCGAAGGACGACTCCGCGCTCGACACCGCCGACGCCATCGTCTGCTTCGCCGACGGCGGCAGCGGCCACCCGCTGGTCCGCGACAAGCACCTCGAACGGATCGGCAAGTTGATGGCGAAGGGCGTGAGCCTCATGTGCATGCACTACGGCGTGGAGGTGCCCAGGGACCTCGGCGGCCCGGAGTTCAAGGACTGGATCGGCGGCTACTACGAGAGCGGGTACTCGTGCAACCCGATGTGGTCGCCGGAGTTCAAGGAGTTCCCGAAGCACCCGGTCGCCAACGGCGTGAAGCCGTTCAAAATCCGCGACGAGTGGTACTTCAACATGCGGTTCCGCGACGACATGAAGGGCGTCACGCCGATCCTGTCGGCCGCGCCGTCCGACGCGGTGCGCGACGGCCCCTACGTGTACCCGCAGGGGCCGTACAAGCACATTCAGGACGCGAAGGGCCGCAGCGAAGCGATGATGTGGGTGGTGGAGCGCAAGGACGGCGGGCGCGGCTGCGGCTTCACCGGCGGGCACATTCACCGCAACTGGCTGGACCCGAACTTCCGCAAGGTGGTGCTGAACGCCCTCGTGTGGATCAGCAAACTGGACGTGCCGGAGGGCGGCGTGAAGTCGGACGTGACCGAAGAGGACATCAAGGCGAACCTGGACCCGAAGGGGAAGAAGTAA
- a CDS encoding cupin domain-containing protein: MLTRREFHSRLIGSAVTFGLIETLWARDLFADPVKPTIQRWMSELVELTKDLRGQKLTDVQFQTKMEDLYKRVDLAALCSLIKFDDVEKKTALPESGAANVGFDLSKVEGLPAELGFGKQIFGCKKGRSIVPHGHANMCTGFIILKGQWHGRHYDRVETNKDHYVIRPTIDRTFGPGELSTISDHKDNVHWFEATSDTAFIFNVHVIGYDKAIKETSGRLYLDPNGEKLAGGLVKAPKMSSAECHRKYG, encoded by the coding sequence ATGCTCACCCGCCGCGAATTTCACTCTCGACTGATCGGGTCCGCGGTCACCTTCGGGCTGATCGAGACGCTCTGGGCGCGCGACCTGTTCGCCGACCCGGTCAAGCCCACGATTCAGAGGTGGATGAGCGAACTGGTCGAACTGACCAAAGACCTCCGGGGCCAGAAGCTGACCGACGTCCAGTTCCAGACCAAAATGGAAGACCTGTACAAGCGGGTCGATCTCGCGGCCCTCTGCTCGCTCATCAAGTTCGACGACGTGGAGAAGAAGACCGCGCTGCCGGAGAGCGGGGCCGCGAACGTCGGTTTCGACCTGTCGAAGGTGGAGGGGCTGCCCGCGGAGCTGGGGTTCGGCAAGCAGATCTTCGGGTGCAAGAAGGGTCGGTCCATCGTGCCGCACGGCCACGCGAACATGTGTACCGGGTTCATCATCTTGAAGGGCCAGTGGCACGGCCGCCACTACGACCGCGTGGAGACGAACAAGGACCACTACGTCATCCGGCCCACCATCGACCGCACGTTCGGGCCGGGCGAGTTGTCCACCATCTCCGACCACAAGGACAACGTCCACTGGTTCGAGGCGACCAGCGACACGGCGTTCATTTTCAACGTTCACGTCATCGGCTATGACAAGGCGATCAAGGAGACGAGCGGCCGGCTGTACCTCGACCCGAACGGCGAGAAGCTGGCCGGCGGGCTCGTGAAGGCGCCGAAGATGTCCTCCGCCGAGTGCCACCGGAAGTACGGGTGA